One part of the Pseudoliparis swirei isolate HS2019 ecotype Mariana Trench chromosome 6, NWPU_hadal_v1, whole genome shotgun sequence genome encodes these proteins:
- the LOC130195962 gene encoding treslin-like isoform X1 — translation MHGITSPRTPQTPRTPRTPQTPLTPRTPPPSRKRVFPVAQSPVASGSRDLGRALRGSPFRSPARQTLALETPTEESPLRSPLRSPLRGILRTPVKADSVSGPHLLSSPLLKTPKKSVTWSPSPQKRLAAADDDAAAFKVPDSPRAASPRLSRTPKELGSPAAEDARTTRDIFKTPDKTCQVSLVRVSEHVLSSREKNPRSSEKLSDGTQTPQKDTPPPQCTPPPAHRRSPLMGTQPQTPSPPHKMLTRSGRTPGKSSAPSPACEPVSTPADLSETSETSGRSPGRMRSGHGARTPGRDSTPRPGENVPAECDRHRDPAETSTNEAARAEPDSGSHGNSQQPDSSRSDDDGMDIVDAAVVKTQFSGGIKMNISFSRKPSKSGEDASPSDGGDAAPRTYGFRQTPERQQREAAARLGYGNEPARFSAPRGPARPRGAAAPTPLTYQVELEMPTSGLPKLKIKRTDSASDGGPRSGVRGPPPPESPVALLSKHRDPGCVSPSVCAHVTPAKSTPGKGGGVQTYICRSYTAATADLIPLTPSPQSGGKATPDNFSSWPRRKRAQIGVGGAKEHRGPKGEPPPEEAELGVGRLQQDGEDEASSQKAAGVFSLASKRSPPAGEDASPLSPVEDSYWTEKLAQHAAAADPPRADEDVVWAAGDVKSVATPPNSKARKSVTASGILALTRSPLLFKSQTGSSRRRTPTFKDEASSGRTAAVEGEDGAPFSRPSRRSSSGKNCSRKRLLH, via the exons ATGCACGGGATCACATCACCCAGGACCCCTCAAACCCCTCGGACCCCTCGGACCCCTCAAACCCCTCTGACTCCTCGAACCCCACCTCCATCGAGGAAGCGTGTTTTCCCTGTTGCCCAGAGCCCCGTGGCGAGTGGATCTCGTGACCTCGGTCGGGCTCTGAGAGGAAGTCCGTTCAGATCTCCAGCCCGACAGACTCTCGCGTTGGAGACGCCCACCGAGGAGAGCCCCCTGAGGAGCCCCCTGAGGAGCCCCCTGAGGGGGATCCTCAGGACTCCGGTCAAGGCGGACTCCGTCTCCGGACCACATCTTCTCAGCAGTCCGCTTTTGAAGACGCCGAAGAAAAGCGTCACGTGGTCTCCGTCGCCTCAGAAGCGCCTAGCGGCGGCGGACGACGACGCCGCTGCTTTCAAAGTGCCGGATTCTccccgcgccgcgtcccccagACTGTCGAGAACTCCCAAGGAGCTCGGCTCGCCGGCCGCCGAGGACGCACGCACCACGAGAGACATTTTCAAAACCCCGGATAAGACTTGTCAAGTGAGCCTCGTCAGGGTTTCGGAACATGTCCTGTCGTCGCGTGAAAAGAATCCGAGGTCGTCTGAAAAACTTTCCGACGGGACGCAGACCCCTCAGAAGGACACGCCTCCCCCACAATGCACCCCGCCTCCGGCCCACCGCCGCTCGCCCCTCATGGGAACTCAACCCCAGACCCCGAGTCCTCCTCACAAAATGCTGACTCGCTCCGGACGAACTCCGGGtaaaagctccgccccctcacccGCGTGTGAGCCGGTATCCACACCAGCGGACCTTTCGGAAACATCGGAGACATCGGGGAGGTCTCCGGGGAGAATGCGGTCGGGTCACGGCGCCCGAACCCCCGGACGGGACTCGACGCCCCGGCCGGGCGAGAACGTTCCCGCAGAATGTGACCGGCACCGCGACCCGGCGGAGACGTCGACGAACGAGGCGGCGCGAGCCGAACCGGACTCCGGTTCCCACGGCAACTCGCAGCAGCCGGACTCGTCGCGCTCCGACGACGACGGCATGGACATCGTGGACGCCGCCGTGGTGAAGACCCAGTTCAGCGGCGGCATCAAGATGAACATCAGCTTTTCGCGGAAGCCCTCGAAGTCCGGCGAGGACGCGTCGCCGAGCGACGGAGGAGACGCGGCGCCCCGGACCTACGGCTTCCGGCAGACCCCCGAGCGGCAGCAGAGGGAGGCGGCCGCTCGCCTGGGCTACGGGAACGAACCCGCTCGGTTCTCCGCGCCTCGGGGCCCGGCGAGGCCGAGGGGCGCCGCCGCTCCGACGCCGCTGACCTaccaggtggagctggagatgcCGACGTCGGGGCTTCCCAAGCTCAAGATCAAACGCACGGACTCCGCCTCGGACGGCGGGCCTCGGTCGGGGGTCCGAGGCCCGCCTCCGCCGGAAAGCCCCGTGGCGCTGCTCTCCAAGCACCGAGACCCCGGCTGCGTCTCGCCGTCTGTCTGCGCTCACGTCACGCCGGCCAAGAGCACGCCGGGGAAAGGCGGAGGCGTCCAGACGTACATCTGCCGGTCCTACACGGCGGCCACGGCGGACCTCATCCCGCTGACTCCTTCGCCTCAGAGCGGCGGGAAGGCGACGCCGGACAACTTCAGCAGCTGGCCTCGCCGCAAGAGGGCTCAGATCGGCGTGGGCGGAGCCAAGGAGCACCGCGGGCCGAAGGGCGAGCCGCCGCCGGAGGAAGCCGAGCTCGGAGTCGGCAGACTGCAGCAGGACGGCGAGGACGAGGCCTCCAGCCAGAAGGCGGCGGGGGTTTTTTCTCTGGCTTCCAAGCGCTCGCCGCCGGCCGGAGAAGACGCGTCCCCTCTTTCTCCGGTGGAGGACTCGTACTGGACGGAGAAGCTGGCgcagcacgccgccgccgccgatccTCCGAGAGCGGACGAAGACGTCGTCTGGGCCGCCGGGGACGTCAAGTCGG TAGCGACGCCTCCCAACTCGAAGGCCAGGAAGTCGGTGACGGCGAGCGGGATCCTGGCGCTCACTCGCTCCCCGCTGCTGTTCAAGAGCCAAACGGGCTCCTCTAGGAGGAGGACTCCCACTTTTAAAG ACGAGGCGTCATCGGGGAGGACGGCGGCCGTGGAGGGAGAGGACGGCGCCCCCTTCAGCCGGCCGAGCCGGCGCTCCAGCTCGGGGAAGAACTGCAGCCGGAAGAGGCTGCTGCACTGA
- the LOC130195962 gene encoding treslin-like isoform X2 — MHGITSPRTPQTPRTPRTPQTPLTPRTPPPSRKRVFPVAQSPVASGSRDLGRALRGSPFRSPARQTLALETPTEESPLRSPLRSPLRGILRTPVKADSVSGPHLLSSPLLKTPKKSVTWSPSPQKRLAAADDDAAAFKVPDSPRAASPRLSRTPKELGSPAAEDARTTRDIFKTPDKTCQVSLVRVSEHVLSSREKNPRSSEKLSDGTQTPQKDTPPPQCTPPPAHRRSPLMGTQPQTPSPPHKMLTRSGRTPGKSSAPSPACEPVSTPADLSETSETSGRSPGRMRSGHGARTPGRDSTPRPGENVPAECDRHRDPAETSTNEAARAEPDSGSHGNSQQPDSSRSDDDGMDIVDAAVVKTQFSGGIKMNISFSRKPSKSGEDASPSDGGDAAPRTYGFRQTPERQQREAAARLGYGNEPARFSAPRGPARPRGAAAPTPLTYQVELEMPTSGLPKLKIKRTDSASDGGPRSGVRGPPPPESPVALLSKHRDPGCVSPSVCAHVTPAKSTPGKGGGVQTYICRSYTAATADLIPLTPSPQSGGKATPDNFSSWPRRKRAQIGVGGAKEHRGPKGEPPPEEAELGVGRLQQDGEDEASSQKAAGVFSLASKRSPPAGEDASPLSPVEDSYWTEKLAQHAAAADPPRADEDVVWAAGDVKSATPPNSKARKSVTASGILALTRSPLLFKSQTGSSRRRTPTFKDEASSGRTAAVEGEDGAPFSRPSRRSSSGKNCSRKRLLH, encoded by the exons ATGCACGGGATCACATCACCCAGGACCCCTCAAACCCCTCGGACCCCTCGGACCCCTCAAACCCCTCTGACTCCTCGAACCCCACCTCCATCGAGGAAGCGTGTTTTCCCTGTTGCCCAGAGCCCCGTGGCGAGTGGATCTCGTGACCTCGGTCGGGCTCTGAGAGGAAGTCCGTTCAGATCTCCAGCCCGACAGACTCTCGCGTTGGAGACGCCCACCGAGGAGAGCCCCCTGAGGAGCCCCCTGAGGAGCCCCCTGAGGGGGATCCTCAGGACTCCGGTCAAGGCGGACTCCGTCTCCGGACCACATCTTCTCAGCAGTCCGCTTTTGAAGACGCCGAAGAAAAGCGTCACGTGGTCTCCGTCGCCTCAGAAGCGCCTAGCGGCGGCGGACGACGACGCCGCTGCTTTCAAAGTGCCGGATTCTccccgcgccgcgtcccccagACTGTCGAGAACTCCCAAGGAGCTCGGCTCGCCGGCCGCCGAGGACGCACGCACCACGAGAGACATTTTCAAAACCCCGGATAAGACTTGTCAAGTGAGCCTCGTCAGGGTTTCGGAACATGTCCTGTCGTCGCGTGAAAAGAATCCGAGGTCGTCTGAAAAACTTTCCGACGGGACGCAGACCCCTCAGAAGGACACGCCTCCCCCACAATGCACCCCGCCTCCGGCCCACCGCCGCTCGCCCCTCATGGGAACTCAACCCCAGACCCCGAGTCCTCCTCACAAAATGCTGACTCGCTCCGGACGAACTCCGGGtaaaagctccgccccctcacccGCGTGTGAGCCGGTATCCACACCAGCGGACCTTTCGGAAACATCGGAGACATCGGGGAGGTCTCCGGGGAGAATGCGGTCGGGTCACGGCGCCCGAACCCCCGGACGGGACTCGACGCCCCGGCCGGGCGAGAACGTTCCCGCAGAATGTGACCGGCACCGCGACCCGGCGGAGACGTCGACGAACGAGGCGGCGCGAGCCGAACCGGACTCCGGTTCCCACGGCAACTCGCAGCAGCCGGACTCGTCGCGCTCCGACGACGACGGCATGGACATCGTGGACGCCGCCGTGGTGAAGACCCAGTTCAGCGGCGGCATCAAGATGAACATCAGCTTTTCGCGGAAGCCCTCGAAGTCCGGCGAGGACGCGTCGCCGAGCGACGGAGGAGACGCGGCGCCCCGGACCTACGGCTTCCGGCAGACCCCCGAGCGGCAGCAGAGGGAGGCGGCCGCTCGCCTGGGCTACGGGAACGAACCCGCTCGGTTCTCCGCGCCTCGGGGCCCGGCGAGGCCGAGGGGCGCCGCCGCTCCGACGCCGCTGACCTaccaggtggagctggagatgcCGACGTCGGGGCTTCCCAAGCTCAAGATCAAACGCACGGACTCCGCCTCGGACGGCGGGCCTCGGTCGGGGGTCCGAGGCCCGCCTCCGCCGGAAAGCCCCGTGGCGCTGCTCTCCAAGCACCGAGACCCCGGCTGCGTCTCGCCGTCTGTCTGCGCTCACGTCACGCCGGCCAAGAGCACGCCGGGGAAAGGCGGAGGCGTCCAGACGTACATCTGCCGGTCCTACACGGCGGCCACGGCGGACCTCATCCCGCTGACTCCTTCGCCTCAGAGCGGCGGGAAGGCGACGCCGGACAACTTCAGCAGCTGGCCTCGCCGCAAGAGGGCTCAGATCGGCGTGGGCGGAGCCAAGGAGCACCGCGGGCCGAAGGGCGAGCCGCCGCCGGAGGAAGCCGAGCTCGGAGTCGGCAGACTGCAGCAGGACGGCGAGGACGAGGCCTCCAGCCAGAAGGCGGCGGGGGTTTTTTCTCTGGCTTCCAAGCGCTCGCCGCCGGCCGGAGAAGACGCGTCCCCTCTTTCTCCGGTGGAGGACTCGTACTGGACGGAGAAGCTGGCgcagcacgccgccgccgccgatccTCCGAGAGCGGACGAAGACGTCGTCTGGGCCGCCGGGGACGTCAAGTCGG CGACGCCTCCCAACTCGAAGGCCAGGAAGTCGGTGACGGCGAGCGGGATCCTGGCGCTCACTCGCTCCCCGCTGCTGTTCAAGAGCCAAACGGGCTCCTCTAGGAGGAGGACTCCCACTTTTAAAG ACGAGGCGTCATCGGGGAGGACGGCGGCCGTGGAGGGAGAGGACGGCGCCCCCTTCAGCCGGCCGAGCCGGCGCTCCAGCTCGGGGAAGAACTGCAGCCGGAAGAGGCTGCTGCACTGA
- the LOC130195963 gene encoding creatine kinase U-type, mitochondrial-like produces the protein MASSFSRILSSKRRIGVLTFVGGSVTAGFLLYRQRVGAGAPVRRSYPASAEYPDLRKHNNCMASSLTPAIYAKLCDKATPNGYTLDLAIQTGVDNPGHPFIKTVGMVAGDEESYEVFSDLLDPIIKERHNGYDPSTMKHPTDLDASKIHSGNFDPRYVLSSRVRTGRSIRGLSLPPACTRAERREVERVVVDALAGLHGDLAGKYYSLTQMTDEEQQQLIDDHFLFDKPVSPLLTCSGMARDWPDARGIWHNNEKTFLVWVNEEDHTRVISMEKGGNMKRVFERFCKGLLEVEHLIQERGWEFMWNERLGYILTCPSNLGTGLRAGVHVKLPLLSKDARLTKILENLRLQKRGTGGVDTAAVGGVFDISNLDRLGLSEVQLVQTVVDGVNYLIECEKRLEKGQDIKVPPPPGNQFK, from the exons atggcaAGCAGCTTCTCCAGAATCCTGTCCTCCAAACGGAGGATCGGGGTCCTGACGTTCGTGGGGGGCTCGGTAACGGCCGGTTTTCTGCTCTACCGGCAACGTGTCGGCGCCGGAGCGCCGGTGCGCAGAAGCTACCCGGCCAG tgCGGAGTACCCCGACCTGCGCAAACACAACAACTGCATGGCCTCCAGCCTGACGCCCGCCATCTACGCCAAGCTGTGCGACAAGGCCACGCCCAACGGGTACACGCTGGACCTCGCCATCCAGACGGGCGTGGACAACCCCGGACACCCCTTCATCAAGACCGTCGGCATGGTGGCGGGAGACGAGGAGTCTTACGAG GTATTTTCAGACCTGCTGGACCCCATCATCAAAGAGAGGCACAACGGCTACGACCCGAGCACCATGAAGCACCCCACCGACCTGGACGCCAGCAAG ATCCACTCGGGCAACTTCGACCCGCGGTACGTTCTGTCGTCCAGGGTGCGAACGGGCCGCAGCATCCGAGGCCTGAGCCTGCCGCCCGCCTGCACCCGGGCGGAGCGCAGGGAGGTGGAGCGGGTGGTGGTGGACGCCCTCGCCGGGCTGCACGGCGACCTGGCCGGGAAGTACTACAGCCTCACTCAGATGACCgacgaggagcagcagcagctcatcgAC GACCACTTCCTGTTCGACAAGCCTGTGTCCCCCCTCCTGACATGCTCAGGCATGGCTCGTGATTGGCCCGACGCCCGTGGTATCTG GCACAACAACGAGAAGACCTTCCTGGTCTGGGTCAACGAGGAGGACCACACCCGGGTCATCTCCATGGAGAAGGGAGGCAACATGAAGAGAGTCTtcgagaggttctgcaaaggcCTCTTGGAG gtggaGCACCTGATCCAGGAGAGAGGCTGGGAGTTCATGTGGAACGAGCGTCTGGGATACATCCTCACCTGCCCCTCCAACCTGGGCACCGGCCTCAGGGCCGGGGTCCACGTCAAGCTGCCCCTGCTGAGCAAG gATGCCCGCCTCACCAAGATCCTGGAGAACCTGCGTCTGCAGAAGCGAGGGACGGGCGGCGTGGACACCGCCGCTGTGGGCGGCGTGTTCGACATCTCCAACCTGGACCGCCTGGGACTGTCTGAG gtccAGCTGGTGCAGACGGTGGTCGATGGCGTCAACTACCTGATCGAGTGTGAGAAGAGACTGGAGAAGGGCCAGGACATCAAGGTGCCCCCCCCACCCGGCAACCAATTCAAGTAG